ctattattttagaaaagtatcggtgttttaattaattggcATAATAACTATGTTgctttattcaaaattttatttctccaATTATGTTGGACACTCGACTTCCTTCTTCgggtttttttattctctgCCCACTTGACACCTCTctatttatttaggttttttaaTGGGTCAAATTCCAATATATTCAAAAGTCTATTCCTTACATTTTTGGCAACtccatattaaattataataaatattttttcaattaaatgaTAGTATTTGAAGTATCTCACTCCATAAATTAATTGTCTTGGTTACGTTTGACAAttactttttcattaaaaaaatattggtttattataaatttttctgttttcctGTATTCTAATAAacgtaattttgaaaatttacaaaagcTAGTTTTATAGACAGGAAATATTTTGTGTCTTTAAAATGACAAATCATAGATATTTGATAGTGGAGATAGTGGTTTTTGAATAAAGTGATTTCAAGTTTCATCATGGAAGTTATTCCATATAACTGGTCATCAAAATTAACTCTTATATCCAATTAAATAACTTTCAGCATATTTCACTTTATtttcccttcatttttttaaaaataaagatttttttttagcttaaaaaattttgacaaaatatttacattacacGAAAAAATTAGTGAGCTTttgggtaaatattttgggtttttcttttctttttttgaaaacgtgtctttttctttttctaccaaattttaaaataagtgaTTTTTTATAGTAAGTTTATGATTCTAAAATCTTTTTCGGAAAAATAGCCCAATTAAACAAACTACGTAAattgaataatgttttttAGCTTGCTTGTTGTGCAGCACCACACCCCCATTTaagaatcttttattttttaaattatttttatctttctttgctttgtttaagaaaataattcttatatatctttttaaaaaacatcacACAAATATGTCAATTATTAGCTTTAGCAATATCTAAAGTAATATATATGCTCTTAACGTATAATTGTATACtatgtaaaatataatatgcaCTTCAACTTTGTAAGATCCGTTTGATATGTGCAAAgagaatattatattaaactaatactaattatatattttaaaaatacataattgaAATTCAGTAagttaagttttattttctgtttggTAAATGCCAATTGTGCGTCCTAGGTGTAAACAAGACAAGTTAATTTCCAAATTAGTTCCTTAAGTCTAATTAACATGTAATTAAAGTCAGGTGTTCACATATAGTTTGGTATGAATAATATACgacacattattatttttggaagTAAAGGTCAAAGAGCGAAGTTGGACCAAAACCCTCTCAAATTGGAAAGTGGAATGCCCTCAAAAGTAaacacaatatatattatacgtTGAAATTATCATACCCTCCACTACTTGGggctcaattttgttttaattaaatgtttctgaattttcaatatgtatatataatttaatttgaataaataagtaattgacataaaaataatagcccatacaatatataaaatggcACTTAAGCTAtcttttttggaaataaaaaatgacagTTGGATATAGTAATGAACTATAGATGCATTTGTGTGTAGGAGAACACTAAgatattttgtatttggtgAATAggaaaaaggacaaaaatcGAAAGGCAACGAAGAAGGGAAGATTCAATTGTATGCTTTTAAGAATATGGTGTGAGGTTGGTTATTAGATATACATCAAACTACTTCAAAATAAATGCTATGACATAAATTATTGATAGATATGTAGTCTTTTTTATGGAGATAATTGTTTAGAGTTTAACTGATTAATAGGTTGGATATTGATTTGAATCAACTTGTTGGTAGATGAGTTTGAAATGCATTTAACATGAGAGTTCTCCTAATACACAAGTAAggatttaaaacatatatatagtaaaggtaataagaagaataaaaaatttataatataggaAAAAATAGTAATCCAGCGGAGATGCCAGTTGtgcaataaaataattaaaaagatgtttatttattaagaaaaggaaagtaaaATAAGTGATTAAATAGGGATGAGAGTGAATAATTAAggtgagaaaaaggaaaaagtaacaaaagaaaacttagttaatttaattgaaaggTAAATAGGTGTCACATAGAGTAGAGAAAGGAAATGGTAAGTGGGACCGGGGGGAGGGGGGAAGACGGAGAACCGCGTAAAATGGAGGAGAGAAttgtaaataaagaaaagaatagggttggaaaagtatataaaatgaGCCATAAAAAACGTTGGGTGTTTGTTATGCTATAAATTGCTTCTCCCCTTCTGTATTTTCCAATTAAACCATTGTTTGCTTGCGTAATACAAGAGTCCTGTGTTAGCATATGTCTCACAGACCCATCGTTCCTCATTATTCCTCCATTGCCTTCGGTCTTCATTCCCATCTTTTGGTTTCCAGTGAGATGAACTCTAATTCCAACTGGTCTTTTTAATCCCTATTTTCGCCGGCTTTTCCGCTTCCCATATCATATCTCTCCATATATTCCTCTCTTTCCAATtctctttcctctcttctttctttcccgaGAAAATTCCCATGGGTGTCAAGGGATTTGTCGAAGGTGGAATTGCTTCCATTGTTGCCGGTTGTTCCACCCACCCGCTTGATCTGATCAAGGTCCGAATGCAACTTCAGGGTGAGACCCCTGCTCCCACCGCTGCGGTTCATAACCTCCGCCCTGCTCTCGCTTTTCAAACCACCTCTGTAACTGCTCCGAAGTCTATAAATATTCCTCCCCCGCCGCCTCCGCCGGCGCGTGTTGGACCAATCGCTGTTGGGGTTCGTATCGTGCAGCAGGAAGGAGTCGCCGCTCTTTTCTCTGGCGTTTCCGCCACCGTTCTACGACAGACTCTGTACTCGACTACTCGTATGGGGCTTTACGATATTCTAAAACAGAAATGGACCGATCAGGATACCGGGAAAATGCCCCTCATTCGGAAGATATCGGCCGGTTTGATCGCCGGTGCGGTAGGTGCTGCAGTTGGCAACCCGGCTGATGTAGCGATGGTCCGAATGCAAGCCGACGGGCGGCTACCATTGGCGCAGCGTCGGAATTACAAAAGCGTGGTCGACGCCATAACCCAGATGGCACGTGGGGAAGGCGTGACGAGTCTGTGGCGTGGTTCGTCGTTGACGGTGAACCGTGCGATGCTCGTAACGGCTTCGCAGCTCGCATCGTACGATCAGATCAAGGAGACGATTTTGCAGAAGGGATTGATGAAGGACGGACTGGGGACACACGTGACGGCGAGTTTCGCCGCTGGATTCGTGGCCTCAGTTGCGTCAAATCCAGTGGATGTGATCAAAACCAGGGTGATGAACATGAAAGTGGAGGCAGGGGCTGCGCCACCGTACTCCGGCGCGTTGGATTGCGCGTTGAAGACGGTACGGGCGGAGGGGCCAATGGCACTTTACAAAGGATTCATTCCGACGATTTCACGGCAGGGACCATTCACGGTGGTGCTGTTTGTGACGCTGGAACAAGTTCGGAAGGTGTTGAAAGATTTCTAATTAAACAACGATGATGACGaaaattgtaacattttttaagaatatattaCACCATAAATCGATGTGTTTAAGTTCGAGGTTATATTGATTTATGGGACGTCTCTtataattcctttttttttaacctcCTTCTTTCTTCGTTTCTTCACGTACTGTGTCTGCTCTCCCATCCATACTTCTTATaacctaaaataattaacaaccTTCGAATCCAATTCCATTACTTCTTAATAACACTgtattcaaaaaatttaaacttacaCAAACTGAATTTAGcttaaattaatgtaaataaaactGATTTGTAAAGCtgcaaaatggaaaaaggaaaagaaaagtcaaattttgtaaacttgtagttttttcttttcaaatgcaAGAGAATTGGAATTCTTAGTTTAGTAGTCTTCAGGGTACCATAAAGTTTCATAATTGATCAATTCTACAATCAAAGAATCTATTCTTCTACccaattcaaatacaaaactcCATTAACTTCGCCTTTGGGGCTTCCCAATATCACAAACGAAGCATCTCCCCCAATTGGTTTGCATCTTTACAGGTCAAATtgaatgtattatttttaaaatttcccattttaacttatatatctttatacgtgaaatttattatttatgattaaatttaaaatgtatagaTATTGTGTTTTGATTAAAAGAAGGTAAGTGGTGTAGAAATGAAAAGGGATGTGAACCAATGAGTTTGAGAATTGGGATATGATCAATGAATAATAGGCGACGATATTATATTATTCGGATTCCATTATTctgaatgaaaaataaactatCTTCTCCAAATATGATCACAATTGTTGTATTATTGcgttttgttttgatttgaaattatttaggtgcatcattttaatttcaatatataaaaatatcttccaattattgaaatattggTGAGTCACCTTCCTTGACATCTTTCCCACGTGTCTAATGTGTCCCATTGGAAGTAAC
This DNA window, taken from Cucumis sativus cultivar 9930 chromosome 6, Cucumber_9930_V3, whole genome shotgun sequence, encodes the following:
- the LOC101204542 gene encoding mitochondrial uncoupling protein 5; this translates as MGVKGFVEGGIASIVAGCSTHPLDLIKVRMQLQGETPAPTAAVHNLRPALAFQTTSVTAPKSINIPPPPPPPARVGPIAVGVRIVQQEGVAALFSGVSATVLRQTLYSTTRMGLYDILKQKWTDQDTGKMPLIRKISAGLIAGAVGAAVGNPADVAMVRMQADGRLPLAQRRNYKSVVDAITQMARGEGVTSLWRGSSLTVNRAMLVTASQLASYDQIKETILQKGLMKDGLGTHVTASFAAGFVASVASNPVDVIKTRVMNMKVEAGAAPPYSGALDCALKTVRAEGPMALYKGFIPTISRQGPFTVVLFVTLEQVRKVLKDF